DNA from Elaeis guineensis isolate ETL-2024a chromosome 2, EG11, whole genome shotgun sequence:
tttgagtattgtggtaaaGTCAAGTACAAAAtaagtttggactcactcctgaagctggtgtctaaggcaagaagtTACAAAGATTAAGCCTAAGTGGaccgtggttatttaattggttccgttagcttacctgatcaatttaattggtgtctaaggtaagcaacggggggacccccatgatcctacctcttacctggctagttaaagGAAGTAAAAACATACCCAATTTACATCTAGACCGAGCCATTCTACATTGAACTGTTAGATCTAAGAAACCTATAGGTGTCtaagtttaattgtttgctaacttgattgtaattaatacttaaccacaactaattcttctcatctatcgtctTTAGATCTAGgactttcttaaggttctcactTTTAGaagttctctctttcttcctcttctcttttctttctctcttcttcttaaaaaaaaaatctaaaccacacacattagggtttACACTGGTAGATGCAcggtagaattttttttctaacctagttgaatctaattctgaaattgaacggcTGATTCATGTTAAatctgataatcaaatggctaaaaatcttgaaaaactACCTAGACAGATGagggaatattttattccttccacctataatccatcgatattttcatcattctatgggatcaaacattcagactctagtcctaaggctgatttgaacctgatagcctaaaaattagataaagtcgaccttcttatagataaatttctAGTTCTAAATTAACAATCTCTTGCGCAATACACATCAtcttctaattatcaggagatttgttctatctgtgctagtccagGCCATCATATGAGTAAATATCCCACAGCTACACAGATTCTATCTTTCATCCAAAAACAAGTTTAAACTGCTCAAgattactccaatcctgtcaatgacccattcttaaacacatataaccaagattggagaaatcactctaatttttcttggagacctcaACAGACTCAAGCTCAGATCCAAATTCTTCCGGTGCAAAACTTTTAAAATATACcccaatatcaaaattatgcctataatagaggtcagcctagtcagcctacctagccatcctattacaatcaaccttcatacccacctcctcaacagacccctCTAGCCaacgataggtttagccaactttaacaaatgattatgatccaaaaGCAATCCATCGCCaggctagaagtacaaatagaTCAGTTagttgagtctaccatgaggagagaaataAGTCAATTACCGAACCAACCAATATCGAATTTCAAAAACAACCCATCCATCCACCAACCATCTGGACCTAATCATCAATCTACTGTCCTGTCTAAAAATTcttaatttgaaaatgacaaaataatctctgagcttaaaagtagtaagattcttaaggatccataccaagaccaggtgagtaaggccagtactgatgctagccaaaatatgaatttagaaaAGAAAGTTGGTACTGAGACTAATCGTATAGAAGAACCTAAGTTCGAAATTGGTACTGATGTTAGTTTCAATTTAAGTGAGAAAAAcaaagaagagagcggatgagttacccaagatatataaactaagagtctcattttcttcagccctagaagtcggttcttctTCTTTAAAATCATCATCTCCTCCAGAACTAAAATCGTCCTTGATCACATCTGAGTAtgcatgtttagaatcaaatgacaCCCTTCTCGGTACCCATTGCATCGAACTCAACTTCtaatccaaaaactcaattcatgagcattttagaagaacaaataggagaaattctcaacaaacaaaagACTGTGAATGTGTTTGTAAATTATCTTCCTAAAATTAAGAATAGGGACGTGAAATATTTTCTAAAGATtgacaataaaatattaaaatttattgtaggccatctttctgagattgacaattcaaaatcattgaaatttgtcaatccaatatttgacacaggATAGGTAAGAGAATCGATATGATCTGACTAAAGACAGTAAACTTAATACTTTCTAGGAGGCAATCCAGTTTTAACTTTtgctttttaatattttttatattttgtttaggttaatcgaatcttacttcgtatcttttgtagagatttgaagataatattggctaagttgagaggagaatcaattttgaaaagacttctagatcaagtgacatctctcctttttctttttctttgtatgcaccctttattttttttactccattgagaacaatgttgattaagttgagggagagaataaaaatttttaaaatttttaaaatcctcaagtaagtatttagcatttaagcacctgattacacttaagaatcgagttaaatcaagtattatttttttaaaaaaattgatgcacaaactagagagtttgtgagatattgaggatcaagtattaagaaaactcaataaagagttaagtttagaacttaaacagttttttcttgagtatttttaaatttttctatcagcatcaaagaagagtttactttctatggactTGTATAgaataactatacgtttcttcatatattaaaaaaaagagaaaaaaaattttaagtacttcatactgagtaatcgggcctctttgcctaagcaaatattgagtttcgcatcaaaaggtatgaagggcaaaaaagctttgttgtaaagctagttttaactcgtagcctgtttgattcgaaaaAGTAGGTCCgaagggtattctatacctagtgccctaaagtcatctggttcgggagtcattgactgaaaactcgctatatgggtcaaatagaaagcttaaggggttaagacattcaatagcgtacaatattaaaaaaaaaatcgaaacattgatctcctatcAAGTAACTGGAActctttgcctaagtaagcattgtggttcacgtCAAAAAGTGGACAATatggagatatttttttataacaaatgaaagatggaagtaacaatatactcgtCCCTATGAAAGTtggatgatttggagataaaagtagagtaatttagaaaaagttcagaaaaaatttagtattcttagtttaactcccacattgattagtattaatacttcaATGACATACTTCACTCACGCTCTACGGAACATCAATGGTCTTTTTGAAAATTACCTAGTAAAATTCGAAActctaagttaaacggtacttaattctaaatcctttctttactcgagaacaagcaaagttcaagttggaagatgtgataagtgatatatttttatatttattttagatatttttgatattttatggtgctaacatcttcttaaaaatctaatttcataaataaattagatttttttataaaaataaataattttaaaaaatataaaattagaacatatttatgaaaaatagatgttaatttaatcgagcaatttaagcatcaaaataataaaaaattaatgaataatttaacgtatatttttttctatttttcaggcacaaaatcggagcaaaaatcaagccaaaataccttaaaaataatttttatagccttcggtgCACAGTGGACCGGCCGATCGATCCATGGATTCAAGGGCGTGGTCCACAAAAATAGTTTATCGTGTTTGGCACGGTTCACAAACGAATGAAAGAAATTCACGCAATCCGACGGCTGATATCGCTCCGAATACGTGATCGGGCGGCTGATATTATGTTATCCCATATCTAGCGATGGTGGCCCACTTTCAGTGTGTGATCGATATTCAAACCGATTCTGAGCGAGATCCAACGGTCCACATTCATTGCCAGTTGAAAATCCATCTATCATTCGATCCGATGGCTGACAGCATTTCCGACTGAGAATAGAAGAGATTGAACGCCATCCGATGGCTGAAATCAAATCAATCGCTCTGATCAACGgctgatatcattctcaatcgaGAGAAGGATTTAAACGCTGATTTCTGAgctgatctgggcggtccaaatGCAATTCAACAGTCAGAATTAAATGCTACGGATATAATACGAtttttaagagttttaggactccttttgctatcagaaaaagataaaaaattcacctataagtaggaggtccgagaataagagaagaaaaaagcagtgaaaaaataaaaaaaattaaaaaaaattagaaaaatttagagacccaaggagaagaagaagagaagccggttcactctacggagtacgaaggaagaaTGAGAGATCATCAATCATCTTTCCGATGGGGCTGCGTCggtcaacttcagatctttgttacagttttattttatttttctgttctttttaaattttttaaacttgaatttcaatttcaattaatgcaaaatttatttttttgcactttaaatttctgtcttttatttttattgcaagtagacgctaagatctagttagtaaatcttagtaccaatttatttttatactctttaaattcttgttatttatttttattgcaagtagaagctaggatctaaatagtagaacttagtatccgatttatttttcgtatttttaatttctattttctgacttaaattactttccttaaaattttattttttttataaaatcaaagattttaaatcaaaatcatgtcttctctgtggattctatCCGACTCTCTACTTTCtacgattttttttaaaatttttattgaaatcaaaattaatttgataatcatggtatTCTAATGACAACATCGCGACCCTATCACAAGCCCAATGTGGAAACAAAAGTTGGAAGATGCCTACAGGAAGGTTCACTAAgggaaaaatattgaaaatatttgCAATGGAATGACTAAATGCTACAATGTGCCTTCCACCTGAAGACTATATATAATTTTCTTATGTCTTACTATAATACATTATCACGGTTGCAGAAAATCAATtaacataaaatgaaataaatggAAGCAGCAGAATAGAAGTTAGAAGCTCACCATGCAGCTTGCTCACTAAAATACTTGTTAGGCTGCTTCTGCTGCAGAGAGTGCAGACTGCCACTGCTACAGTACCCCATAACTAAGCAATAAAACTTGTCTGTTTCAAATTGAGAATATAAAGTTGGCAGAAAAGGGTTATCAAGGAGGCAGAGAATTTTCCTTTCAGTTTGTGCCCGGATTAGCTTATTCATACTAACAAGTGATGCCTTGTTCGTCATCTTCATTGCAAAAAAGGTGCTAGTGTCCTTGAGATGGACAAGATAAACACTGCCAATGTCTCCATAACCAAGGTGCTTGAGGATCTTGAAATGGTTTAGGCCAAGAGGGGGATCTTTCGAATAACTGTCCAAATTGCCTTATCACTTCCAATGTGTCGCTTGATGGATGCTGTGGTGGAACTGTCTAAGCTGTCACTACAGGTGCTACCAGTGCTACCTTGGTCGACAGAGGTATGTGAATCGCTGATCTTTGCATCGTATTATTTCATACATGATGTTGTCCTCAAGGTCGACATAGTCATTGAAGATGATGTCTCTGATTTCATTGGTATTTCCTGGTTAGTTCAGGGGTTTGTGGGGCCTGACAGTGGCCATGATTGCTTTGTTGTCAAAGCAGTACCATATCTGGCGACTGGCTCCAAATTTTTCCAGTTCCTTGATGCTTTCTCCAGTGTTGCTACTATATTTGCAGCAGGTACTCGGCTTGGGCTTGGACAGGGGCAAGAAATAGGATACTGGGTAGTTCCAGTTCCATGACTCAAGACTTCTCATTGTATCACTATTATACTCTGAAATTGGATCCAATATTTTGTTCCCGCACAATGATTTCTCTGAGGAAACAGCATTCATCTGACAGTCCATGCGAATATGTGCATCAGGCAACAAGCTGGTTTATGTTATCACACCACAAGCAGATAAGTTAAAATGTTGCATGGACAGAAACAGGAACAAAATACACAATAACCGATTTCTGAGCATATATCAAGAAAGCAATATAAGATATTACCAAAATTATAGCAACAAAAATTGCATTTTTACAACCATgttatgtattaaaatttttgacgAAATGATGTTCCCTTTGCATACCGTTAATTTAATAACCATAAAATGTGCAATAAACCAATAGTTGGGAAAAGAGAAACAAACGGCAAAATGTATACTATTAAATTTGAGGGAAttctatcaaattgagttaaaAAAAAGGGGGGACCGGTTAACAGGAGAAAAAACCACATAGTGCAATCAACCCAAAATTCAATAACCCAGCATCATTAAAATATCacccaataaaaaattaaataatcagaAATAATTAGAGGTTTCCGAAGGATGCCTACAAACAACAAATACTAAATTAATTAAAGGCATGATTCATATTTCCATGTCCAATTAATAATAATCCGCAGAGGGGGGAAGAAGGAATAACTTTATACCAAGCTGGTCCATCTGAGAATTATCCTTAGAATCTGATACATTCTCTTATAACCGTCAGCTATTCCCGACCAACTCCACGATCTCTAACCCTTTGTCAGATAGACTACGAGATGAAATTTCCCAGAACCAGAAGCTAAACGGACAATCCCGAATGGGATTTGGTGATGAGAGCCCACCACGAAAGCCATCGAGAATGTTGGTGGGGTCGTGGGGAGGGAAGAGTAAAGCGTGGAGGAGaggggagaaggaagagagaagagagcgTGGAATACATAAATAAATAGCTGGATAAATATAGACCTGGAATTAGAGCAGGCATATGGATAGATAAATATATCTCAGAAATAGAAAGAGATAGAGAGGagaggtgggggtgggggtgggggtgggtaaCAGAGACGATGGCAGCGGTCGCCAATGGGAAAAAGAAGGCCTCAACCGAGCACCGGCCAGATTTAGCGCGAGGGTATCGTTCTGGCACGCCCGAGGGAAAAAACGAATGGCGATGGCATAACCGAAAATTATGAGGAATCTATAGCTGTTGTGGTACAACTGAATTAGGACCGCTTCcagtaaaatatttaaaatatctcCTATAATTTGATAAGCTTGTTGTACTCTTGTTATTGTGTACGGAACTATTTaattagttcaaattcaaacaatATTATGTACATATAaatgatattatatataaattaattagaatAAATTGAATGTACCAATCCAAatccaaaataaatattaaatataaaaaatattttaaaaataaaatttaaaataataaatttaatttcttaTAAAGATAACTTACATTTATACACTTTTTGTGTAACCCTCTCAAACTACTTATAAAATCGTGATCTCTCTCGtattataatcaaaaaaataaatttaaatatattaataCTAAGATTCAATTTAACTAAAATAGAATAGTACTAAAAAATAAACTAtttcaattagtatagaaatatagaacaaaaataaattaaaaataaaattctaatatgAATAGATCAGGAACTTCCaacataacatatatatatatatatatatatatatatatatatatatatatatatatattgatagtaTTTTAGActtttaattataattaatattgattaATACAAACTAATGCTCTGTggataacatatttttttttagatgtgATAAATAATGCTATTGGGTGTATCTTTTCTTGTTGTCAATTTTTCTCACCATTTTGGAAGTTTGATTATTGTTCTAGAGTAGCCTTTGTTTTGTTCCATGATAGGTTCCATGGATTTTgatttctccatttttttttcatttatctcTAAGGatcattatataaaaatagaTGATAAAGATGTCAATTTACACCTAAATGAGATTCTTTGGTTGATttcaaagaagaaaatagaatttGAGATTACTATCAGCTAAGAGGGTCACCAAGCTCTAGGTTTGTGTTCAACAGGTATTCACTCTTTtgtctatttttttatttgtttccttatcatattttttttgtgcTTCTTTCCTCATTAACTAGCTAAAGATTGGACCTTGCTCgtagcttgattttttagcagtGACATATTTTCAGTGTCGATAGCTTTGTCATTTCAAACATTCTAAGTATTGATCCAAGATTGTCTTTACCATGTTTCACAATGAATTGGTGTATGGTGCTGATTTCTTCTTATCATGTCAACATCTTTGTCATTATCATTTCTGTAAAAATTATGTGaacatattatttatattttttaatcattcaTTATAGATTTCTAtgtcttaattaaatttttattaaatttttcttgTTAAGAAAATATTCTATGAttaacttttcaaaaatatggtcTTTAAAAAGAGCTCAATCTTTCCTTtcccatcatttttctttttttatgtttattttataACTATACAGAACAACAATAGGGGCTGAGTTCGTATGGGTCATCAGCTTTTCAATTATTCTACTGAAGTGTTTCTTGTTATGTGAGCtggttgtatatttttttcatcatgagTTTCTGTGCTTTCTCACATAATGATTCATGAATTGCAAAGGTCACCTTTTCACCCAAACAGTTGCAATCCAGCAGATCTAGATGCTTCAAGGTACTAATCCGAATTTGCTGGGAGGAACCTCTACATgagaataataataattattattattcttttttttcttcttctccttcttattattattattattttgcagCATTGGAGGTGCAGGGGGAATAAGCATGGTATGTTGGCACGAAAGGTGTCTACAATATCATGGACTACTTGCAAAGCAAGTCCCCTGACATGGATGTGTTAAGCATCTCCATTTAGATTCTTCTTACATATGAAATTAGTTATTGCACtgacatgaataagatttatacaCAATGCTGCTCACACAAATAAGATTTATATACAAGTTGTCCTAGCTATATTTATAATGTTTCAATTATAAATACATTGATTTATGATAGGTTGAATTCAAATCCTACCCATATAGTTTCTGCAATCGAACTTCAAAAGAAAATTTGATTTATGATTCggatttgaatctttcaaaacaaATAAGCTCCAAACTTGTATCAAACTCTATTAATAATCAGATTAGAgttcatatttgaattttttttaggtCCAATTTGTACATGATTTTAGCGGTGCAACTAATCAAGGGTTAACAATTTTCAAAACTAAAATGACCCTTATTACAATTGTCCATAGCAGATGGTAATATATAAGGAGTATGATATGGGAAGCTAATACTTGATCTTTTGAAAAACCTAATTACTTTTGAAATAcaattgaaattttatttatattttatttgattgaaACATAAAAATGGTTGGAATTTTGGAATTAAAATCTATACAAAGAAAATGAATTAATAGACATCATGTAACCAATTTTCTTCGTATTCTTATATTTACATTTACTAAGGACAtggtatgtgtttcaaaatttagttGTTGGTTTTTCAGATTCAAACATAGCTTAATCTGAGTTTATTTTGATAAGAAATTAGGTCGCATACAAATATGATCCAAATCTGATCATTATCAAAACTGATTACTATTAAAATAATCTGATTAGATCATTAAGATTTCGAGTACCATTTACTACTTTAGATGCTCTAATCAGCTCAGCTCAGCTTGTCTGCATCTCCATAGTTATatttttgtaattaatttaaaaatcatgaaaaGACAAAAAAAGATGTAATATTTagcatttaaaagaaaaaaaaaaaagaaaaaaaaaaaaaaaaaaacttgttctATAAGTTAGTTTCTTACCTCCTGGGGGAGGTTGCAAGTTTGAGTTACGAGATCACAAATTAGTTGGTTGAAATAGAAAAAAGATACAAAGGCAAACCTTGGCCAATTATGGAAACATATATGCattctaataaaattaaaataaactcTGCAGCGGACCTTAGGCTTAATGTCTAAATACATATTTAACTGACTTCGAATTGATGTAGAGTTGGTTGGTAACCGCCGAGCTCCCACCACTGGAGCTGATCACGGGCCGGGTTTGGGCCAGAAAAATATCAATTTAAATGAATCAGGCCTGAAACCCGACTAAGAGTTTGGGCCTGAGGGCCCGCCCGTGGGCCGGTGGGCGCCACCTTCTTTGCCGAGAAAACAAGAGGGTTTTGGTTCCGGAGAGGTGGATCCTTTCGAAGCCACCGTTAAGGATTAAGAATCTCCACCAGAATCGCCGATCCCGCCGGAGAAGGACGCCGTCGGTGACAAGGAGGAGGTCGACGTGCGGTCGCAACCGCCATCGGAGGGAGGggaaaggaggaagaggaggaggagagaatGGGGGAGCTCGGCAAATTTCCCTCCAGCGGTGACCCAAGACGGCCAAGGCGCAGTAAGTTCCCACCTCACACTCTACAAGAATCACTCCGTTTACAAAGAATCTTTCTTTACCACCGTTTATATGTACCCTTTGACCGATATCAACTGGATATTCCttgatttctttttattttttgtcacATAGGGGATCCAATTACGTGCAGGATCGcacattttgatattttttcatatttttctttgtttcctttaAAAAACTGTAAGGATTGTTATGCTTGGATCTTTACTCAGAAATTATTTGTCAGCTAATGATCATTAATTTGGGGCTAGTGGTGGAAGCGTTCGTGTGAATGCTAGGATGCGCTATACTGACTTGAAAGGTTTATCAAGAAACTAAGGAATGGTTATTTGGAGATTTTTTTTAGAAGCTCGAGAAATGTTCAAATAATGAGTGAAAGATTCATGCTTCTTACCAAAATGAATTAATTGTACATGATAAGAATAGCTTTGATTCCTAGGGACTAATTTGCCACTGCATGGCATGGGGGCTCTGGTTGGGGTGTTTCAGGTTCATGAGTTGTCTTTGCCGCCTTCTTTCAGCAGTCTACATCATGTCTGCAAGATGAATCTTATGAGGAGGGGACATTTGAGAACTGTATTACTGAGTTATTATTACtatcctttcctttttcttgaaCAGATGTTCAACTAAGCAAAAAAGCTGATTGATAGCATTCAGGGCAAGGTTTATTATATCAGTGATTGAGGGAGGGCTTCCAATGCTGTCAGGCAAGCTTGAAGTTGGGGCCTTGAACAGAACTAACCCTCAAACCCTAATTGTGACTGCAGCAATAATAAAAGTAATGAGCCATAGTGAGGACGTAAAAGAGCTAGTCTTGTTAGCTGCATCATGTACTTGCTCCTGATATTGATTCTTCCCTTCTAATATGAGCTTAGCTTATACATGATCTTGTTATATATTCTTTACACTCGTATTAGATGAACTTATTGTTCATAGACATGAAAATGCACCTCAGTTGTTGTTTGCTGATGATATAGTGCTGATTGATAAGATGGGGTTGGAAACTGATTGATGAAAATCTTACTTAGAAGGTTGTATGCGGAATGTAATTGTCAAGAAGCGCTATAGTATGATCATTTTCATTATCTGAGGCCTGTTGTGTGCAAGAATGCAGGATTACCAGAGACATGACTGGTATACCTAAAGCTAGGTGGATGAAGTCGACAGGTAATTCTAAGGTGATGCACGATCAACTCAATAAAATAAGGCTTGCAACTTCACATGGCTAGATTGCAGTCACCTAATTTTCTAAATCTATCAGATTGTTTATGGGCATGGAACTGAGAAGAGACAACTTAGATGGTGTGGGCAGGTGTAATGAGTATTTGAGGAGGTTTTAGTGAGGATAGGTTCTTGGGCTTATGTTGAAAGGTTGAAGTAAACCACCCAGAAAAAGCTATTTAGTAAAGAAATAGGAAACAGGAAATTTGAGTAAGTGATATTGTTGTGTTCATGTTATATTTGTGCTTATACAAGTAATTCTGAATGTTATTCTTGTATATGTGCATGTGAGCATTGTAATGGTAACCAAGCTGGTATCTGTAGGTTATAATTGTGTGCATATTACCAATTTGGAGAGACTGTTATGAGCAAGTTACTGCATGTAACATGTCTAGGGTAATTGCTGTCCATGTGCAAGTACATATCCCTGTGGTGTCCGTATACTAACCAGTCTGACATGGGAAATAGACCATCTTATGTGCATTAGCAAGTTTACATATCCATTCCATTTATTGTAATAAAGCATCAGCATAATGTTTTATAAATTTGATTATGATATCTAAGTTCCAAACAAATTCATGAGATTTTGACAATTTAGCAATCACTAGTGGGTAGGGACACAAATATCATCAAACTGGAAGCTGcccacttctttttttctttaccaTTTGTATAAATGACTT
Protein-coding regions in this window:
- the LOC105043033 gene encoding LOW QUALITY PROTEIN: serine/threonine-protein kinase D6PKL1 (The sequence of the model RefSeq protein was modified relative to this genomic sequence to represent the inferred CDS: inserted 1 base in 1 codon; deleted 1 base in 1 codon; substituted 2 bases at 2 genomic stop codons) → MDCQMNAVSSEKSLCGNKILDPISEYNSDTMRSLSHGTGTTQYPISCPCPSPSRVPAANIVATLEKASRNWKNLEPVARYGTALTTKQSWPLSGPTNPXTNQEIPMKSETSSSMTMSTLRTTSCMKXYDAKISDSHTSVDQGSTGSTCSDSLDSSTTASIKRHIGSDKAIWTVIXKDPPLGLNHFKILKHLGYGDIGSVYLVHLKDTSTFFAMKMTNKASLVSMNKLIRAQTERKILCLLDNPFLPTLYSQFETDKFYCLVMGYCSSGSLHSLQQKQPNKYFSEQAACASSTQPLSSTPQPMLTSAKACLIASMQCRALSNQLHSFPAYFLRGTGNPNQTLALAKGPSQN